The Falco peregrinus isolate bFalPer1 chromosome 17, bFalPer1.pri, whole genome shotgun sequence nucleotide sequence cctgcaggtgcagggccaCCAGCTGGGTGGGTGACTCCAGCACGAAGCACTTCTGGTCGATGTCAAAAATGTCGAAGGACTGGGAGCGGGTGTAGCGGTAGACAGGTGCCCCAGCATAGCTGCTCTTGATCTGCTGGAAGGAGACGGGCTCTGTGGAGAGGGGGGTGGTCAGGAAGATGCCAGTGCTCTCCAGTCCAAGAGCATCCCTCGGCTGGGGTGATACCCCTGACACCATTCCCCCATACCAAAAATATCATCCAGGAAGGCCCCAAGGTCACTGTCGGCAAAGTCCTTGTGCATTGGCTGCTTCAGGAGCTTGGTCACGGCCACCACAAGGACGGCAGCCTGGCGAAAGGTCTTAGCAGGTTGTGCCTTGGTCACCATCACCTGGATGTCCACTCCGGGTGATGTTGCCTCCAAGTCCAGGCGGGATttctggggaggaaaggggatgTGGGGTGAGAGCCCAGCTTCCCCATCGCAGGGGTCTCACCGTTCCCACCACTCCAGTGTTACCTTCTGTGGGCAGAGGCCGTTTGGGCCATAAAATGTCTCCTCGTTCAGGCTGAAAGGCAAAGGGAGATGGTGAAGCCAGGGCCATCATGGCACCAGGATGGCATTGTGTCCCCACTGTCCCCTTTGGCATGGCCACACTtacctgctgctctccagcgTGTCCAAATCGGGCACGAACGCCATCTCCAGTGCTGACTGCAAAACCCTGGGCAGAGACCTGCTGGTACCTGTTGAGTGCCGCGGCACTTGGCTGCCTGCCTCCGCCTGTCCTGCCTGCAGTGTCGCTTGGGTGCTCTCTGAGCCCAGCCTTGGCGTGGTGCGTTTTCAAGAGCCTCTGGAAGGAAATGCCGTCAGGGCGGGATTTCCACCTTTCGCAATGCCTGGGATTGCCCAGTTCCTCTGGTGAgactgggagggctggggggctggcttCCCCCACgca carries:
- the LOC101924267 gene encoding interleukin-1 receptor antagonist protein-like, with translation MAFVPDLDTLESSSLNEETFYGPNGLCPQKKSRLDLEATSPGVDIQVMVTKAQPAKTFRQAAVLVVAVTKLLKQPMHKDFADSDLGAFLDDIFEPVSFQQIKSSYAGAPVYRYTRSQSFDIFDIDQKCFVLESPTQLVALHLQGPSAGRKVKLNIALYRPQLSQGGPGTWQMPVALGIKGYQLYLSCVMSGAEPMLQLEEADIKRDIESVELTRFIFYRVDSLPEKTTRFESAAFPGWFICTSLQPHQPVGITNQPDQVNIATYKLIRH